The Spiroplasma clarkii genome has a window encoding:
- a CDS encoding phosphatase PAP2 family protein — translation MELIVKKKLNAFRIIILAFLIITVLLFIISSFFDWQIAVIFAKGFNNKVSKIWIIFMDELGVYIFEPSVFVMFAIWWETFVLYQKKYAKNEFFNKHAWASYVFYIVCFILSAVFIYVQTLERFGNYDRGFGSSFDPKLLESISWRHWAYAVVRVIQVSLMLFGAYYCRYIFSKRKDVFTQEYWIDALKGIIYMIVMSLMILAVKWSFGRPFYYDNIFSSILKEIEALGYTYDQNVTKWGAGVDGRGDVPYFEWWQPNGFFENMRYWFKRENGGLQGENAWWNRAFPSGHTAATFSALGLWFCFLGEHKGRKLTNKKIAVLVFSFLILSSMKYPLMVFRFHWLSDLEFSTIFGLLMIPVVSILVDRHAIYFINLFKTKTLKQTIPGIVVETKNGFYLCMYKEFGYQKISYYVNSKKSTPEKINKKMKNLI, via the coding sequence ATGGAATTAATAGTTAAGAAAAAACTTAATGCTTTTAGAATTATAATTTTAGCATTTTTAATTATCACAGTGCTACTATTTATAATTTCAAGTTTTTTTGATTGGCAAATTGCAGTAATTTTTGCTAAAGGTTTTAATAATAAAGTTTCAAAAATCTGAATTATCTTTATGGATGAATTAGGAGTTTATATTTTTGAACCTTCAGTCTTTGTAATGTTTGCAATTTGATGAGAAACATTTGTTTTATACCAAAAAAAATATGCCAAAAATGAGTTTTTTAACAAACATGCCTGAGCTAGTTATGTATTTTACATAGTTTGTTTTATTTTAAGTGCAGTTTTTATCTATGTTCAAACTCTAGAAAGATTTGGTAATTATGACCGAGGTTTTGGGAGTTCTTTTGATCCAAAATTATTAGAATCGATCTCATGAAGACATTGAGCTTATGCTGTTGTTCGAGTTATTCAAGTTTCTTTAATGTTATTTGGTGCCTATTATTGTCGTTACATTTTTTCGAAACGTAAAGATGTTTTCACCCAAGAATACTGGATTGATGCCCTTAAAGGCATCATATATATGATTGTGATGTCATTAATGATTTTAGCTGTCAAGTGGAGTTTTGGTAGACCCTTCTACTATGATAATATTTTTTCAAGTATTTTAAAAGAAATTGAAGCCCTGGGTTACACATATGATCAAAATGTTACCAAATGAGGTGCTGGTGTTGATGGACGAGGAGATGTCCCCTATTTTGAATGATGACAACCCAATGGTTTCTTTGAAAATATGAGATATTGATTTAAACGTGAAAATGGTGGTCTTCAAGGCGAAAATGCTTGATGAAATAGAGCCTTTCCATCAGGTCACACAGCTGCCACTTTTTCTGCCCTTGGACTATGATTTTGTTTTTTGGGAGAACACAAAGGTAGAAAACTAACTAATAAAAAAATTGCAGTCTTAGTCTTTAGTTTCTTAATTTTAAGCTCAATGAAATATCCTCTTATGGTTTTCCGCTTTCATTGATTAAGTGATTTGGAATTTTCAACAATCTTTGGTCTTTTAATGATTCCTGTTGTTAGCATTTTGGTTGACAGACATGCAATTTACTTTATCAATCTCTTTAAAACAAAAACTTTAAAACAAACAATTCCTGGAATTGTGGTTGAAACTAAAAATGGTTTTTACTTGTGTATGTACAAAGAATTTGGTTACCAAAAAATAAGTTATTATGTAAATTCAAAGAAATCTACACCTGAAAAAATCAACAAAAAAATGAAAAATTTAATCTAA
- a CDS encoding glycoside hydrolase family 1 protein — protein MKKLTFPSKFLLGGAAAANQYEGAFDADGKGLSIADFKFYDPNLDRKKINIDAIEFFEDSFAEVLQNPGDKIFAYRWGIDFYNRYEEDIKHFKAVGMNCFRTSIAWSRIMPEEGVINQKAIAHYKKIFQACKDNGIELVLTLSHYDYPLWLTQKYNGFLSPVAIDKFLEYAKVVLTEFKSYCTYWLGFNEINMTSHSAYTGAGGVLPRGDKKNQQMRYQALHHQFVAQAKVVKLAHEIDPNLKMGSMMAAVQSYPATCNPQDVLENQKFLHVNNDFYFEMVCRGEYPQYMLKWFKEKDINLKINPADLEVLKANPVDYLSFSYYMSSIMGKELAENSSGNIFFGGKNPYLKASEWGWQIDPIGLRVVMNNLYDRYQKPLMIVENGIGVDEKWDDKNDQLNDEYRIDYLKEHLKNLLLAIEDGVECLGYTTWTAIDLISASTKEMSKRYGLIYVDLDDYGQGTGARKIKESGKWFKTIADSNGEKLWD, from the coding sequence ATGAAAAAACTAACATTTCCAAGTAAATTCTTACTTGGAGGAGCTGCAGCAGCAAATCAGTATGAAGGTGCTTTTGATGCTGATGGCAAAGGTTTAAGTATTGCAGATTTTAAATTCTATGATCCCAATCTAGACCGTAAAAAAATCAACATTGATGCAATTGAATTCTTTGAAGATTCATTTGCAGAAGTTTTACAAAATCCAGGTGATAAAATCTTTGCTTATCGATGAGGAATTGATTTTTACAATCGCTATGAAGAAGATATTAAGCACTTTAAAGCAGTAGGAATGAATTGTTTTAGAACCAGTATTGCTTGAAGTCGAATCATGCCTGAAGAAGGGGTCATTAACCAAAAAGCAATCGCACATTATAAAAAAATCTTTCAAGCTTGTAAAGATAATGGGATTGAACTTGTGCTAACTTTATCACACTATGACTATCCTTTGTGATTAACTCAAAAATATAATGGGTTTTTGAGCCCAGTAGCAATCGATAAATTCTTAGAATATGCAAAGGTTGTTTTGACTGAATTTAAATCATATTGTACTTATTGATTAGGGTTTAATGAGATTAATATGACTTCGCACTCTGCTTATACTGGAGCTGGAGGAGTGTTACCAAGAGGTGATAAAAAAAATCAACAAATGCGTTATCAAGCTTTGCATCACCAATTTGTAGCACAAGCAAAAGTAGTGAAATTAGCTCATGAAATAGATCCAAATTTAAAAATGGGAAGTATGATGGCTGCTGTACAAAGTTATCCAGCTACTTGTAACCCACAAGATGTCTTAGAAAATCAAAAGTTTTTACATGTTAACAATGACTTTTACTTTGAAATGGTTTGTCGTGGAGAATATCCTCAATATATGTTAAAATGATTTAAAGAAAAAGACATTAATTTAAAAATTAACCCTGCAGATCTTGAGGTTTTAAAAGCAAATCCAGTTGATTACTTAAGTTTTTCTTACTATATGTCTTCAATTATGGGTAAAGAATTAGCTGAAAACAGTTCTGGAAATATCTTCTTTGGAGGTAAAAATCCTTATTTGAAAGCTTCAGAATGGGGTTGACAAATTGACCCAATTGGTTTAAGAGTGGTTATGAACAACTTGTATGATCGTTACCAAAAACCATTAATGATTGTTGAAAATGGTATTGGGGTTGATGAAAAATGAGATGACAAAAATGATCAGTTAAATGATGAATACCGTATTGATTATTTGAAAGAACATTTAAAAAACCTTTTACTAGCAATTGAAGATGGAGTTGAGTGTCTTGGTTATACCACTTGAACTGCAATTGATTTAATTTCTGCATCAACTAAAGAAATGTCAAAACGTTATGGTTTAATTTATGTAGATCTAGATGACTATGGTCAAGGAACTGGTGCTAGAAAAATTAAAGAATCAGGAAAATGATTTAAAACTATCGCTGACTCAAATGGTGAAAAACTTTGAGACTAA
- a CDS encoding PTS glucose transporter subunit IIABC: MEIKIYAPVDCDVLPITDCDDDVFAKKMMGDGLVLIPKSNEFKSFLEDGSVALIFETKHAIFFETQAVKILMHIGMDTVALNGKPFNVKVKKNQKVDLKTSIVDVDFEKIKEQKLSIQTPICFDSENLKNIDIKILKKSAKQGELIATAHVELQITQTKPKDELFLEEYLSKYTQTAQQLIELVGGNSNFTKVYNCMTRVRFLVNDLSKIDQQKIKKIELVKGTNLNGSELQVIIGGECYKVKDEIEKIRRGDLTGKSKVEVKKPPVYKRIMTAISGIMMPLIPPLMAVGIFSALYAILLQTNAIADYESSPNPDVWSTIFYVLSKVALNLIGVMFCYSVVSYFGGNPVFAIVVGLTLSSRILLAGVSAPVADPGFGQFIVDPTKGISGWLLFKILDYPFVVTAYEGSVLPYVFAAFIVIFADKWIKTWMPTSVDIIFRPFLVYFLAVIPTLFIFGPLLGLIEMGLSQVVMTFEKDVTGIGVGLFAFLWQILVLTGVHVAVIMTVMIGTILQNPVVPTTIMTAVVAATFAQMGATIGVAIRTRNAQLRGVAYGSIPAAIFGITEPIIYGVNLPKLWPFLCGCLGAFFGGMFLKWFDVAAVRPGGMGIFAILVVDGWKNQILVVVSWLIAIGAACGFTILTYVEKIDEYKYSNRLTRRIKAKAIKILVANGTSTEVAKQTCDEIGAEYLQLVKENQELFKNYMKFLTTKTSIETKLIKVKNHEENLLKAKYKKALKLKNKIDKVDRNLVVSAIADYQNFNLDAEKGVLQAKLDELFAANQQLEANYQETVKKLTKAYQEMLDKYSKITNATMLLNYKAGYFNAINACEINYGIIDPDVIAFSKAEKQQLKTLSMAKSGGN; this comes from the coding sequence ATGGAAATAAAAATTTATGCACCAGTTGATTGTGATGTTTTACCAATCACTGATTGTGATGATGATGTGTTTGCCAAAAAAATGATGGGTGATGGCCTTGTCTTGATTCCAAAAAGTAATGAGTTCAAATCATTCCTAGAAGATGGATCAGTTGCTCTAATTTTTGAAACTAAACATGCAATTTTTTTTGAAACACAAGCTGTGAAAATTTTAATGCATATTGGTATGGACACAGTAGCTTTAAATGGGAAACCTTTTAATGTTAAAGTCAAAAAAAATCAAAAAGTTGACTTAAAAACAAGTATTGTGGATGTTGATTTTGAAAAAATCAAAGAACAAAAACTTTCAATTCAAACTCCAATTTGTTTTGATTCAGAAAATCTTAAAAATATAGATATAAAAATATTAAAAAAATCAGCAAAACAAGGGGAATTGATTGCAACTGCTCATGTGGAGTTGCAAATAACACAAACTAAACCAAAAGATGAATTATTTTTAGAAGAGTATCTTTCAAAATATACTCAAACAGCTCAACAATTAATTGAGTTAGTTGGTGGTAATTCAAACTTTACCAAAGTTTATAATTGTATGACAAGAGTTCGTTTTTTAGTTAATGATTTGTCGAAAATTGATCAACAAAAAATTAAAAAAATTGAACTTGTCAAAGGGACAAATTTAAATGGAAGTGAACTCCAAGTTATTATTGGAGGGGAATGTTATAAAGTTAAAGATGAAATTGAAAAAATTCGCAGGGGTGATTTAACTGGTAAAAGTAAGGTTGAAGTTAAAAAGCCACCAGTTTACAAAAGAATTATGACTGCAATTTCAGGGATTATGATGCCTTTAATTCCACCACTAATGGCGGTTGGTATTTTTAGTGCTTTATATGCTATTTTATTACAAACAAATGCTATTGCAGACTATGAAAGTTCACCAAACCCAGATGTTTGGTCAACAATCTTTTATGTTTTAAGCAAAGTTGCTCTTAATTTAATTGGGGTCATGTTCTGTTATTCAGTGGTCTCATATTTTGGAGGAAATCCAGTTTTTGCAATTGTTGTTGGACTGACATTATCTTCAAGAATCTTACTTGCAGGAGTTAGTGCTCCAGTTGCAGACCCTGGGTTTGGACAATTTATTGTAGATCCAACCAAGGGAATTAGTGGATGACTTTTATTTAAAATTTTAGATTATCCATTTGTTGTTACAGCATATGAAGGTAGTGTTCTACCATATGTTTTTGCAGCATTTATTGTAATTTTTGCAGATAAATGAATTAAAACTTGAATGCCTACAAGTGTTGATATCATCTTTAGACCATTCTTAGTTTATTTCTTAGCAGTAATACCAACATTATTTATCTTTGGACCATTATTAGGTCTAATTGAAATGGGTCTAAGTCAAGTTGTTATGACCTTTGAAAAAGATGTTACAGGAATTGGAGTAGGATTATTTGCCTTTTTATGACAAATATTAGTACTAACTGGAGTTCATGTGGCAGTTATTATGACTGTAATGATTGGAACAATTCTACAAAATCCAGTTGTGCCAACTACCATTATGACTGCAGTGGTTGCAGCTACTTTTGCTCAAATGGGTGCAACTATTGGAGTTGCCATTAGAACCAGAAATGCTCAACTAAGAGGTGTGGCCTATGGAAGTATTCCAGCTGCAATTTTTGGAATTACTGAACCAATAATTTATGGAGTTAACTTACCAAAACTTTGACCATTTCTATGTGGATGTTTAGGGGCTTTCTTTGGCGGAATGTTCTTAAAATGATTTGATGTTGCAGCAGTAAGACCTGGTGGAATGGGAATCTTTGCCATCCTAGTAGTTGATGGTTGAAAAAATCAAATTTTAGTAGTAGTTTCATGATTAATTGCTATTGGAGCAGCTTGTGGATTTACTATACTAACTTATGTTGAAAAAATTGATGAATATAAATATTCAAACCGTTTAACAAGAAGAATCAAAGCAAAAGCTATAAAAATTTTAGTTGCAAATGGCACTAGCACAGAAGTTGCTAAACAAACTTGTGATGAAATTGGAGCTGAATACTTACAGCTTGTTAAAGAAAATCAAGAGTTGTTTAAAAACTATATGAAGTTTTTAACAACAAAAACAAGTATTGAAACTAAATTAATCAAAGTAAAAAATCATGAAGAAAATCTTTTAAAAGCAAAATATAAAAAAGCTTTAAAATTAAAAAACAAAATTGATAAAGTCGATAGAAACTTAGTTGTTAGTGCTATTGCAGATTACCAAAACTTTAACCTTGATGCAGAAAAAGGTGTTTTGCAAGCAAAACTTGATGAATTATTTGCTGCAAACCAACAATTAGAAGCAAATTATCAAGAAACTGTCAAAAAATTAACCAAAGCATACCAAGAAATGTTGGATAAATATAGTAAAATTACTAATGCCACAATGTTATTAAATTACAAAGCTGGTTATTTCAATGCTATTAATGCTTGCGAAATAAATTACGGGATAATTGATCCAGATGTAATTGCCTTTTCAAAAGCTGAAAAACAACAACTAAAAACATTATCAATGGCTAAGTCAGGAGGAAATTAA
- a CDS encoding MerR family transcriptional regulator: protein MDEYSLSQIMHKTFTTLSQLKYYVNYGLLPHTIFEDKILMTPEQVKRIYEIKLFINMNFSLKEIKIIFDNATKTNIQLVLTHYYALHWIATKNFYLEFNRIICENNLEKPFSTLSFKLLSNFATTPTILTILFAAKKEWYQNDFEKKFLKNFRKQVYKHFIDYNSSKYKEVIKSLELVFEEFYDFLVSKELDSWLYFYGFIHWITWEPRYLKEMKRLTKINFSTEICEIALKWIILRTN from the coding sequence ATGGATGAGTATTCATTAAGTCAAATTATGCATAAAACTTTTACAACCTTATCTCAATTAAAATACTATGTTAATTATGGCCTTTTGCCACACACAATTTTTGAAGACAAAATTTTAATGACTCCTGAGCAAGTTAAAAGGATTTATGAAATTAAATTATTTATTAACATGAACTTTTCTTTAAAAGAGATTAAAATAATTTTTGATAATGCAACTAAAACCAATATTCAGTTAGTCTTAACACACTATTATGCTCTACACTGAATTGCGACTAAAAATTTTTACTTAGAGTTTAACAGAATTATTTGTGAAAACAATCTAGAAAAGCCATTTTCTACTTTAAGTTTTAAGTTATTAAGTAATTTTGCAACTACTCCAACAATTTTAACAATCTTGTTTGCTGCAAAAAAAGAGTGGTATCAAAACGATTTTGAAAAAAAGTTTCTAAAAAATTTTCGCAAGCAAGTTTATAAACATTTTATTGACTATAATAGTTCAAAATATAAAGAAGTTATTAAAAGTTTAGAATTAGTTTTTGAAGAATTTTACGATTTTCTAGTTTCAAAAGAACTAGACTCATGACTTTATTTTTATGGATTTATTCATTGAATTACTTGAGAACCAAGATATTTAAAAGAGATGAAAAGATTGACAAAAATTAATTTTAGTACTGAAATTTGTGAAATTGCATTAAAATGAATTATTCTAAGAACAAATTAG
- a CDS encoding glycoside hydrolase family 1 protein, giving the protein MKKLTFPSKFLLGGAASASQYEGAFDADDKGLSIADFKFYDPNLDRKKINIDAIEFFEDSFAEVLQNTGDKIFAYRWGIDFYNRYEEDIKHFKAVGMNCFRTSIAWSRIMPEEGVINQKVITHYKKIFQVCKDNGIELVLTLSHYDYPLWLTQKYNGFLNPTAIDKFLEYAKVVFTEFKSYCTYWLGFNEINVTSHSAYTGAGGVLPRGDRKNQQMHYQAIHHQFVAQAKVVKLAHEIDPNLKMGSMMAAVQSYPATCNPQDVLENQNYLHINNDFYFEMVCHGEYPQYMLNWFKEKDINLKITSTDLEILKANPVDYLSFSYYTSSIMGKELAEKGSGNIFFGGKNPYLKASEWDWQIDPIGLRVVMNNLYDRYQKPLMIVENGIGVDEKWDDKNNQLNDEYRIDYLKEHLKNLLLAIEDGVECLGYTTWTAIDLISASTKEMSKRYGLIYVDLDDYGQGTGARKIKESGKWFKTIADSNGEKLWD; this is encoded by the coding sequence ATGAAAAAACTAACATTTCCAAGTAAATTCTTACTTGGAGGAGCTGCCTCGGCAAGTCAGTATGAAGGTGCTTTTGATGCTGATGACAAGGGTTTAAGTATTGCAGATTTTAAATTCTATGATCCCAACCTAGACCGTAAAAAAATCAATATTGATGCAATTGAATTCTTTGAGGATTCATTTGCAGAAGTTTTACAAAATACTGGTGACAAAATCTTTGCTTATCGATGAGGAATTGATTTTTACAATCGCTATGAAGAAGATATCAAACACTTTAAAGCAGTAGGAATGAATTGCTTTAGAACTAGTATTGCTTGAAGTCGAATCATGCCTGAAGAAGGGGTCATTAATCAAAAAGTAATCACCCACTATAAAAAAATCTTTCAAGTTTGTAAAGATAATGGGATTGAACTTGTGTTAACTTTATCACACTATGATTATCCCTTATGATTAACTCAAAAATATAATGGGTTTTTAAACCCAACAGCAATTGATAAATTCTTAGAATATGCAAAGGTTGTTTTTACTGAATTTAAATCATATTGCACTTACTGACTAGGGTTTAATGAAATTAATGTAACTTCACACTCTGCTTATACTGGAGCTGGAGGAGTATTACCCAGAGGTGATAGAAAAAATCAACAAATGCATTATCAAGCAATACATCATCAGTTTGTGGCACAAGCAAAAGTGGTGAAATTAGCTCATGAAATAGATCCAAATTTAAAAATGGGAAGTATGATGGCGGCTGTTCAAAGTTATCCAGCCACTTGCAATCCTCAAGATGTCTTAGAAAATCAAAACTATTTGCACATTAATAATGATTTTTACTTTGAAATGGTTTGTCATGGGGAATACCCACAATACATGTTAAATTGATTTAAAGAAAAAGATATTAATTTAAAAATTACATCAACAGATCTTGAGATTTTAAAAGCAAATCCAGTTGACTATTTAAGTTTTTCTTATTACACATCTTCAATTATGGGTAAAGAATTAGCTGAAAAGGGTTCAGGAAATATTTTCTTTGGAGGTAAAAATCCTTATTTGAAAGCCTCAGAATGAGATTGACAAATTGACCCAATCGGTTTAAGAGTGGTTATGAACAACTTGTATGATCGTTACCAAAAACCATTAATGATTGTTGAAAATGGTATTGGGGTTGATGAGAAATGAGATGACAAAAATAATCAGTTAAATGATGAATACCGTATTGATTATTTGAAAGAACATTTAAAAAACCTTTTACTAGCAATTGAAGATGGAGTTGAGTGTCTTGGTTATACCACTTGAACTGCAATTGATTTAATTTCTGCATCAACTAAAGAAATGTCAAAACGTTATGGTTTAATTTATGTAGATCTAGATGACTATGGTCAAGGAACTGGTGCTAGAAAAATTAAAGAATCAGGAAAATGATTTAAAACTATCGCTGACTCAAATGGTGAAAAACTTTGAGACTAA